In Aegilops tauschii subsp. strangulata cultivar AL8/78 chromosome 3, Aet v6.0, whole genome shotgun sequence, one genomic interval encodes:
- the LOC141043048 gene encoding uncharacterized protein, producing MVPNPAHRRWIAQDQAILGAIQSSFTPSVAGMVVFATTSRDAWATLDSSFSSQPLARSSAIRNQLGEVKKHDLSVTAYFNKVKSLADTLSSIGKPLRDEEFTSFILNGLDEDYDSLVENINGRDTPMPPPDLYARLLNTEQRLAARRSIDVYTEGPSAIAALRGGARGAKQKAPSSAENQPRPPAPAPPPPTTGRKRLHCEACGGGVECQLCGIEGHLASRCHRRFKRDFLGIGNNGKGNEKQAALATQEPGFTPSYSVDPAWYMDIGATDHLTSQLDKLAARQAYTGHDQVRTANGSGTGRGARLELLEDDNEAPPKPATTTPVAPAATQAAHDVDHECMGHAGGLDEAPMSPVSVAPLSPGPAEPAALPPGSPASVASLLPGPADPAVLAPGPADPAALPHGPAAPATLSPGQEASPTVASTGSSSSGSSSPTIPGASSSPLLDSGSSVVAAPPSPPPVVLRPHTRNKSGIFQPKKRTDGIVAWLAACMAHTEADPTTEPRHFQAALGIPHWRAAMEEEIHALQRNNTWRLVPPPSGVNIIDSKWTHSVLLLNQPLFVFFSPWLLLEDGRFDSLAFRMLSSMEFWRKRPLVRGMHVLAPLFVLMGLCLLQRTRLCSSLSDRSSSAAATDRLVSSLGAEFAVKDLGRLHYFLGLEVLPFDGGLTLSQKKYSQDLLRRADKLTALAGDLLSSEDATEYRNIVGGLQYLLITRPDISFASAPSGLISAFSDADWAGSPDDRRSTGGHDVFFGPNLIAWQARKQATVSRSSTEAEYKAVANATTEIMWVQSLLRELKAATCQLTDAETPRLRVAQQLTALSQLAEEWRFALGRHAGEHGGTGIVAAVGNAVLCRSSRARHRAIRRQRTCNHALPAEKDVDFAKMDETVTNTSAAAAIIEKK from the exons ATGGTGCCCAACCCTGCTCATCGTCGGTGGATTGCTCAGGATCAGGCTATTCTGGGTGCTATCCAGTCCTCGTTCACTCCTTCCGTGGCTGGCATGGTGGTCTTTGCCACGACGTCGAGGGATGCATGGGCTACCCTCGACTCCAGCTTCTCCTCGCAGCCGCTGGCCCGTTCTTCTGCCATTCGTAACCAGCTGGGTGAGGTCAAGAAACATGATCTCTCCGTCACGGCCTACTTTAACAAGGTCAAAAGTCTGGCTGATACACTGTCGTCTATTGGGAAGCCGCTCCGTGATGAGGAGTTTACTTCGTTCATTCTCAATGGGCTTGATGAGGACTATGATTCTCTCGTTGAAAACATCAATGGACGTGACACACCGATGCCGCCTCCCGACCTCTACGCGCGCCTCCTCAACACCGAACAGCGGCTTGCTGCCCGCCGCTCCATCGACGTCTATACGGAGGGTCCGTCTGCCATCGCTGCTCTCCGCGGGGGTGCCCGTGGTGCCAAGCAGAAAGCGCCGTCGTCCGCCGAGAACCAGCCTCGTCCACCCGCTCCCGCTCCGCCTCCTCCAACGACTGGCCGCAAGCGGCTACACTGCGAGGCCTGTGGTGGTGGGGTTGAGTGTCAGCTTTGCGGCATTGAGGGGCACTTGGCGTCTCGCTGTCATCGTCGTTTTAAACGTGATTTCCTTGGCATTGGGAACAATGGGAAAGGTAACGAGAAGCAAGCTGCTCTTGCTACACAGGAGCCTGGATTCACTCCTTCGTATTCGGTGGACCCTGCATGGTACATGGACATAGGTGCCACGGACCACTTGACGAGCCAGCTTGACAAGCTGGCCGCTCGACAGGCCTACACCGGTCATGATCAGGTCCGCACTGCCAATGGATCAG GGACTGGACGAGGTGCGCGACTTGAGCTTCTTGAGGATGATAATGAGGCCCCACCTAAGCCAGCGACCACTACGCCGGTTGCGCCTGCTGCTACGCAGGCTGCTCACGACGTCGACCACGAGTGCATGGGACATGCAGGTGGACTCGACGAGGCACCCATGTCGCCTGTGTCCGTGGCCCCGTTGTCACCTGGGCCGGCCGAGCCCGCGGCGTTGCCGCCTGGGTCGCCTGCGTCCGTGGCCTCGCTGCTGCCTGGGCCGGCTGACCCCGCAGTGTTGGCGCCTGGGCCGGCCGACCCCGCGGCGTTGCCCCATGGGCCGGCAGCACCAGCGACACTGTCGCCTGGGCAGGAGGCCTCGCCGACTGTTGCGTCGACTGGGTCGTCCTCTTCTGGCTCGTCTTCGCCGACCATTCCAGGCGCGTCTTCTTCACCGCTGCTGGATAGTGGCTCCTCTGTGGTGGCTGCTCCACCGTCACCTCCGCCTGTCGTCCTGCGTCCTCATACTCGCAACAAAAGTGGCATCTTCCAACCGAAGAAGCGGACTGATGGCATTGTTGCGTGGCTTGCCGCCTGTATGGCGCATACTGAGGCCGATCCTACAACTGAACCACGACATTTTCAGGCAGCACTTGGCATTCCACACTGGCGTGCTGCGATGGAGGAGGAGATTCATGCACTTCAACGAAACAACACTTGGCGTCTAGTTCCACCTCCGTCTGGTGTTAATATCATTGACTCTAAATGG ACACATTCAGTCCTATTATTAAACCAACCACTATTCGTGTTCTTCTCTCCTTGGCTGTTACTCGAGGATGGTCGCTTCGACAGCTTGGCGTTCAGAATGCTTTCCTCCATGGAGTTCTGGAGGAAGAG GCCCCTCGTGCGTGGCATGCACGTCTTGGCGCCGCTCTTCGTGCTCATGGGTTTGTGCCTTCTGCAGCGGACACGTCTTTGTTCATCTCTCAGCGACCGGAG TTCGTCTGCTGCTGCTACGGACCGGCTTGTGTCCTCTCTTGGTGCTGAGTTTGCTGTTAAGGATCTTGGGAGACTGCATTATTTTCTGGGTCTGGAGGTTCTTCCTTTTGATGGTGGCTTGACTCTTTCTCAGAAGAAGTACTCCCAGGATCTCCTACGTCGTGCAG ACAAACTGACCGCTCTTGCTGGTGACTTGCTATCTTCTGAGGATGCCACTGAGTACCGCAACATTGTTGGTGGGTTGCAGTACTTGCTGATCACTCGACCAGACATATCGTTTGCA TCGGCGCCTTCTGGACTGATCTCTGCATTTTCTGATGCCGACTGGGCTGGTAGTCCTGATGACAGGCGATCCACGGGGGGACATGATGTGTTCTTTGGACCTAACTTGATCGCCTGGCAAGCTCGCAAGCAAGCTACGGTGTCTCGGAGTAGTACTGAAGCTGAGTACAAGGCGGTTGCTAATGCCACAACTGAGATCATGTGGGTGCAGTCATTGCTTCGGGAGTTGAAG GCCGCTACATGCCAGCTCACGGATGCAGAAACTCCAAGACTACGTGTCGCTCAGCAACTCACTGCTCTAAGCCAACTTGCCGAGGAGTGGCGATTTGCTCTAGGCCGGCACGCGGGGGAGCACGGCGGCACGGGCATCGTGGCTGCCGTGGGCAACGCCGTGTTGTGCCGCTCCTCTCGTGCCCGGCACCGCGCCATCCGCCGTCAACGTACGTGTAACCACGCCCTGCCCGCCGAGAAGGATGTCGACTTCGCGAAGATGGACGAAACGGTGACCAACACGTCCGCGGCAGCCGCCATCATCGAgaagaagtag